ACTTCAAAGAGTCTCTCTGAAGCAGTCTGAAGCTTTTCAAAACTGTCACTGCTAAGCATAACATCAACATTTCCGCGAATACTTGAGAGAGCCGTCGCTCCATAATCAAATACACTAAAATATTTAATATTAGGAATCTGCTGGATCTTCTCTCTTATTTTATGCTCAATATCCCAAATACTCTCTTCTCTTTCAAATCTATTTAGATACGTAGCAGTAATAGAAATAGAGTCTATTCCTCCGGCACTACCAATGCTAAGCACTCCCGCTTCACTTCCAATAGCTGATGATACTCTCTTTACAGCTCCACTATCATAAACAGCTTGGTTAACCTTTTGTAGTACTTCGGCACTCTTTTCTATTGGAAGATTAGGATCCATTGTAATGTTAATCTTCACAATTCCAGTATCCATAGGTGGCATAAGCTCCTGCCCAACTGTTGGCATAACAACACGAGCACTAATAGCAAACAGAATTAATAAGCTGGCAAAATATAAAAATGCGATTCTTTTTCTCTCCATTGCTGCTTTTGCAAGCTGGGCAAAGAAATTTCTGGCACCATTGTTAAAATAGTCCGAAACTTTTGCAAAAACCTCTTCTGCTTTTAAAACCCAAGAACTTTGAATCGCTAAAAACTTCATACTCAAAAGCGGAACAGTAGTGATGGAGATGATGTAAGATGCCGCAAGAGCTATTAAAAGTGTAGAGACCAGTGGTCTAAATACTGTCTGCGGATAATCCCCAACAAACATAATAGGAAAGAGTGCAACCATTGTTGTAATTGTTCCTGAAAGGTCAGCAAACATTATCTCTTTTGTTCCATCCAAAACAGCCTTACCTATTGGTTTGCCAAGCTCTTTGTAGTGGCGTTCAATATTTTCCATTACAACAACAGCATCATCAAGCAGTAGTCCCAATGCCAAAATGATGGCAGTCAAAGTTACAACACTAAACTCTATACCAAAAAGATACATCATTGCCACTGTTGATGCATAGACAAGCGGAATGGTAAAGAGTACCACCAAAACCTGTCTGAATGATGCAAGAAAGAAGAAAGCAACAATTGTTGACATTATGATCGCATCTCGAAGAGACTCAAACATATTTGTAATGCTTTGCTCTATTGTATCTTTTTGTGAATCTGTCACTTCAAAATCAAGCCCTGGGTAGTTTGCTTTTATCTCTTTAAGTTTTGCTTCTACATTTTCTATTGTCTTGATCACATCTGCATCTATTGAACGCTGAACTGAAAGTGCAATAGCAGGTTTTCCGTTACCGTAATACAAAGCACTGTTGTCATAATGACCATAAGAGATATGAGCTATATCTTCCAAACGCACCTTATCTGTAATAGGCAACTTTTTTATCTGCTCTAAACGATCTCTTTTTCCGTTTGATTTTAGTAAAAATCTTCCACGATCAATATCCATAAACCCTATGGCATAATCTCTATCATTTTTAGAGAGCATCCCTAAAACCTGACCCATATTTAGACCAAGTTTGTCAACTGCCTTTTTATCAACCTCTACTAAAATCTCTTTTTTGAATCCTCCAAAAATATCTACATTAGAGACACCCTCTATCTTTAAAAGATCATTTTTGATCTCATTTTCACAAATCTCTCTAACATCAAGCAAAGATGCGACTTTGGAAGAGACCCCGATGGTAATGACTGGAGGCGTAGCAGCAGTAATTTTATGGATCTGCGGCTCTTTAATATCTGGTGGCAATGATGAGCGGATTTTACTAATAGCATTTGCCACATCTGTTGCCGCACTCTCAATATCTTTTTCATAATGAAACTCTGCTCTTATAACACTTACCTCATCTATGGTAGATGAGTAGACTCGACGGATTTTATCTAGTGCATAAAGCTCTTTCTCTATTGGAACTGCAACATTGGAGGCAATATCTTTTGCACTAGCCCCCGGCCAAATGATAACAGTTGCAATCTCTGGTCGATTTGAATCTGGAAAGAGTTTTCTATCAATTGAGTTATAGCCATAAAGACCCAAAAAGAGGAAAAGCCCCAAAAAAGAGATGATGTAGTATGGTCTTTTTAGAAACTTATCTATTAAATTACTCATTATTTACTACCTTAACACTCTTTAAAACAAATAGTCGTGAAAGTTTATCGTTACTTCCCACCGCTACCGGTTCTGTAATCTCACTATCGATTACAGCATAGCTTCCATCACTTGCCAAAACTTTCACCTTTTTAGGAACAAACTCACTTTGGTTATAGACAAAAACATATCGCTCTTTCTCTTTACTACCCACCTTTTCAAGAAGTGCTGTAACAGGAACAGCAGTACCTTTGGCGCTTCTTGTCACTACTTCTACTGAAATATTACTGTTTTCAGGCAGTGCTAATTTGCCTTTTAAATCGACTCTTGCTATACCAAGGGCTTTTTCACTCTCTGGTAAAATTTCGCTAATCTTATCTTCAACTCCATTTACATAGACTTTCATCCCTCTTTTTATACTCTCTTTAACAAGTGGAAACTGAAACTCTACTCTCTTTTTATCTCCCAAAAGCTTCACTATAGGTTTGCCTGGCATTGCCAAATCGCCTATTCTTAAAAAGATTTTTCCTACAGTTCCATCAGTTAAAGCTTTTATAGAGGCATAGCGTAACTGGTTTATTTTAGAATCAAGCTGTGCTTTTAGAGCCTTTAACTCCTCTTGCTTTGCTTCTATGCTATTTTTTGTAGTAATATACTTTGACTCTTTTAACTCCATAGCAACTTTTGACAGATCCAACTTCTCTTTTGCCAAAGCATCAGCCTTGTAAAGTTTCAAATTTCTTTCATAAACAGACTTTGCCTGCAAGAAATCACTCTCAAGAGCTTTTAGAGAGAACTTTAAAGACTCTATTGCACTATTTAACGCTTTTATAGAAGCCTTTTGCGCCTTGACGGCTGACTTTAGCTCTTTGTCATCTATTGAGATTAACAGATCACCCTTTTTTACGCGATCACCCTCCTCTACATATATCTTTTGAATGAAACCGCTTATTTTAGAGGCTATTACAGGATGATCTACCGAGTAGTAACGCCCTATAAAACTTCTTTTTTCTTCAATACTTTTGACTTTGGGCATCGCCGTCTCTACTGTAACAGACTTTGCCACCGGTGTTGGAAGATTTGCCAACTGCTCTTTTTTCTTCTTTAAAACTACAATACCGCCTGCAACCAGTAAAACAACAATTATAAGACCAATTACTTTTTTCATTTTTCACCTACCGTTATATAGTTTAAATATGCTCTTTGCATTGTAAGATCATATGTTGCACCGATCAGATCACTCTCAGCTTTTCTCTTTTTTGAAATTGCTAAAAGCAGATCATACACATCAGATACACCGTTTTGATACTTGATCTTTTCAGTCTCTTCAATTTTAGTTAAAAACTCAAGCTGTTTTTTCAAAGCTTCTATCTTGGCAGTTGCCGTAGCAATACGCTCTTTTGCGTCAACAATGTCACTTTTAAGTTTAAGATAACTTTTTTTAAGTTTATGTTCAGAGATCATATGCGCTATTTTTGCCTTTTGAAACTGCGCATCTCTATTGCCAAAATCATACAGTGGAATGTTAATGCTAACTCCCGCCTGCCACAACTCCTCTTGCTCACCTGAAGCAAAGTTGTCTCCATAATATGCATTAAAAGCA
This genomic stretch from Hydrogenimonas thermophila harbors:
- a CDS encoding efflux RND transporter permease subunit; its protein translation is MSNLIDKFLKRPYYIISFLGLFLFLGLYGYNSIDRKLFPDSNRPEIATVIIWPGASAKDIASNVAVPIEKELYALDKIRRVYSSTIDEVSVIRAEFHYEKDIESAATDVANAISKIRSSLPPDIKEPQIHKITAATPPVITIGVSSKVASLLDVREICENEIKNDLLKIEGVSNVDIFGGFKKEILVEVDKKAVDKLGLNMGQVLGMLSKNDRDYAIGFMDIDRGRFLLKSNGKRDRLEQIKKLPITDKVRLEDIAHISYGHYDNSALYYGNGKPAIALSVQRSIDADVIKTIENVEAKLKEIKANYPGLDFEVTDSQKDTIEQSITNMFESLRDAIIMSTIVAFFFLASFRQVLVVLFTIPLVYASTVAMMYLFGIEFSVVTLTAIILALGLLLDDAVVVMENIERHYKELGKPIGKAVLDGTKEIMFADLSGTITTMVALFPIMFVGDYPQTVFRPLVSTLLIALAASYIISITTVPLLSMKFLAIQSSWVLKAEEVFAKVSDYFNNGARNFFAQLAKAAMERKRIAFLYFASLLILFAISARVVMPTVGQELMPPMDTGIVKINITMDPNLPIEKSAEVLQKVNQAVYDSGAVKRVSSAIGSEAGVLSIGSAGGIDSISITATYLNRFEREESIWDIEHKIREKIQQIPNIKYFSVFDYGATALSSIRGNVDVMLSSDSFEKLQTASERLFEVLQNTQGLVNVAKTWDLSKDVYQLKIDEQKSAYYGVSADDIAKQTALYLKGSPSASLAVNNAVDTLIRVRGADREKALMTLDTILIDTPKGKIPLSTFSSLVKVKEPSQITREGLKYTVDVYGFREKASISHIMQNFDKAYAGIELPDGVELTQTGDIAQFQDSAKRMVKAVAFGVGLIFFVLIPMFNSFRAPLLIIFSIPLTLVGASWILLLMDYHTSMPAMMGFILLSGIIVNNAILLIEFALLGMKRGLSSKEAMLESIKIRTRPVLMTAFATTAGMLPVALGWAIGLERLAPLGAVAIGGLMVGTFLTLVFIPILFVWIYKKKESVDF
- a CDS encoding efflux RND transporter periplasmic adaptor subunit, with the translated sequence MKKVIGLIIVVLLVAGGIVVLKKKKEQLANLPTPVAKSVTVETAMPKVKSIEEKRSFIGRYYSVDHPVIASKISGFIQKIYVEEGDRVKKGDLLISIDDKELKSAVKAQKASIKALNSAIESLKFSLKALESDFLQAKSVYERNLKLYKADALAKEKLDLSKVAMELKESKYITTKNSIEAKQEELKALKAQLDSKINQLRYASIKALTDGTVGKIFLRIGDLAMPGKPIVKLLGDKKRVEFQFPLVKESIKRGMKVYVNGVEDKISEILPESEKALGIARVDLKGKLALPENSNISVEVVTRSAKGTAVPVTALLEKVGSKEKERYVFVYNQSEFVPKKVKVLASDGSYAVIDSEITEPVAVGSNDKLSRLFVLKSVKVVNNE